In a genomic window of Thunnus thynnus chromosome 16, fThuThy2.1, whole genome shotgun sequence:
- the chrm5a gene encoding muscarinic acetylcholine receptor M5a, whose product MEGEITLNSTVNTSTMDINLVTHSLWEVITIATVSAIVSLITIVGNVLVMLSFKVNSQLKTVNNYYLLSLAAADLIIGVFSMNLYTSYILMGYWALGNLACDLWLAVDYVASNASVMNLLVISFDRYFSITRPLTYRAKRTPKRAGIMIGLAWLVSLILWAPPILCWQYFIGKRTVPERQCQIQFFSEPVITFGTAIAAFYIPVSVMTILYCRIYKETEKRTKDLAELQGINYATDTGVIQPQKTIIRSCFNCKLRSTSHDRNQASWSSSSRSNAVKSAATTNDEWSKAGQLTTFNSYASSEDEDKPVSPGAFQPSFRNQVCETSKSGVGSESEQLSSYEDDSFFQTPPKSNSQKSSKCVSYKFKPVAKDAHVEHQGKNGDTKMASSTFSSAESMSVPSTSSTSKPIDVTLKNQITKRKRMVLIKERKAAQTLSAILLAFILTWTPYNIMVLISTFCSDCIPLSLWHLGYWLCYVNSTVNPMCYALCNKTFQKTFRMLLLCQWKKKRIEEKLYWYGQNPMVNSKLT is encoded by the coding sequence ATGGAAGGAGAAATCACACTAAACTCCACTGTAAATACCAGTACAATGGACATAAATCTGGTCACCCACAGTCTCTGGGAGGTCATCACCATTGCGACTGTGTCAGCTATAGTCAGCCTCATCACCATTGTGGGGAATGTTCTGGTAATGCTCTCCTTCAAAGTAAACAGCCAATTGAAGACAGTGAACAATTACTACCTGCTGAGTCTGGCAGCTGCAGACCTCATCATTGGTGTTTTCTCCATGAATCTGTATACCTCTTATATACTGATGGGCTACTGGGCCTTAGGAAACCTTGCCTGTGATCTTTGGTTGGCGGTGGACTATGTAGCTAGTAATGCCTCCGTCATGAACCTGTTGGTGATCAGTTTTGACAGATATTTCTCCATCACCAGGCCTCTGACCTACAGGGCCAAACGAACTCCCAAACGAGCTGGGATCATGATAGGTTTGGCATGGCTGGTGTCTCTTATTCTGTGGGCACCACCTATCCTCTGCTGGCAATACTTTATAGGAAAAAGAACTGTTCCTGAGAGACAATGCcagattcagtttttctctGAACCTGTGATAACCTTTGGGACTGCGATCGCAGCCTTTTATATCCCTGTGTCAGTCATGACAATCTTATATTGTCGAATCTAcaaggagacagaaaagaggaCCAAAGATTTGGCGGAGCTTCAAGGGATTAACTATGCCACGGACACAGGGGTCATCCAGCCTCAGAAGACCATTATCAGATCCTGTTTTAACTGTAAACTAAGGTCAACTTCACATGACAGGAATCAAGCCTCTTGGTCATCCTCAAGCAGGAGCAATGCTGTCAAGTCAGCAGCCACCACCAATGATGAGTGGTCCAAAGCTGGTCAGCTGACCACCTTCAACAGTTACGCCTCCTCAGAGGACGAGGACAAGCCCGTGTCTCCGGGGGCCTTCCAGCCCTCCTTCAGGAATCAGGTTTGTGAGACCAGCAAGAGTGGAGTAGGAAGCGAGAGTGAGCAACTCAGCAGCTACGAAGATGACAGTTTCTTTCAGACACCACCCAAAAGCAATTCTCAGAAGAGCAGTAAGTGTGTGTCCTACAAGTTCAAGCCTGTGGCCAAAGACGCTCATGTGGAGCACCAGGGCAAAAACGGAGACACCAAAATGGCGTCCTCGACATTCTCCTCGGCCGAGTCCATGAGTGTCCCATCCACCTCCTCAACGTCTAAGCCCATAGACGTCACGCTGAAGAACCAGATCaccaagaggaagaggatggtgCTGATCAAGGAGAGGAAGGCAGCTCAGACACTCAGTGCTATCTTGCTAGCCTTCATCCTGACATGGACACCTTATAACATCATGGTACTTATTTCCACCTTCTGTTCAGACTGCATTCCCCTTTCACTCTGGCACCTGGGCTACTGGCTGTGCTACGTCAACAGCACCGTCAATCCCATGTGCTACGCCCTTTGCAACAAGACTTTTCAAAAGACCTTCCGCATGCTCTTGCTTTGCCagtggaagaagaaaaggaTTGAGGAGAAACTATACTGGTATGGACAAAACCCAATGGTCAACTCCAAACTTacatga
- the zgc:194887 gene encoding fibrinogen-like protein 1-like protein translates to MKCLKRGLLAGLLLLLSLAGVDMEHLQAENLNLLPQHEHNLVLNHGMRVLPRDCHEMLMTSSGQARDGVYLIQPGDSPIVAYCAMQEGGWTIVQHITVNSSVNFDRTWAEYKHGFGGVTGDHWLGNEYLHQLTRGPGRYKLGVKLVDRDAITKMGEYDPFLVEDEASAYRLRLGLFQGTAVDALTLDTENYLHDNQKFTTKDRDNDNYFQNCAKLEFQGVAGGGWWYDACAGANLNRRNVIYWQKDCNKERLCKYAWMMVRPSDTVKLIPTGDCKKDEL, encoded by the exons ATGAAGTGTTTGAAACGTGGGCTGCTAGCAgggctcctgctgctgcttagTCTGGCTGGAGTTGACATGGAGCATCTCCAAGCGGAGAACCTGAATCTCCTTCCCCAACATGAGCACAATCTGGTCCTGAATCATGGAATGAGAG TGCTTCCCAGAGACTGCCATGAAATGCTGATGACCTCTTCAGGCCAGGCCAGAGATGGTGTGTACCTGATTCAACCAGGTGACTCCCCTATTGTGGCCTACTGTGCCATGCAGGAGGGTGGATGGACCATTGTGCAGCATATCACCGTCAACAGCAGTGTGAATTTTGACCGTACCTGGGCTGAGTACAAGCATGGCTTTGGGGGTGTCACTGGTGATCACTGGCTTGGGAACGAATACCTTCATCAGCTCACCCGTGGGCCTGGCCGCTACAAACTGGGAGTAAAACTAGTAGACAGAGACGCCATCACCAAGATGGGGGAGTATGACCCTTTTCTGGTGGAGGATGAAGCATCAGCATACAGGCTGAGGCTGGGATTATTCCAGGGCACCGCCGTGGATGCCTTGACCCTGGACACAGAGAACTACCTACATGACAACCAAAAATTCACCACTAAAGATAGAGACAATGACAACTACTTCCAGAATTGCGCCAAGCTTGAGTTCCAGGGGGTGGCAGGAGGTGGCTGGTGGTATGACGCCTGCGCTGGTGCCAATCTGAATCGCAGGAATGTCATCTACTGGCAAAAGGACTGCAACAAGGAGCGACTGTGCAAGTATGCATGGATGATGGTTAGACCTTCAGACACAGTTAAACTGATTCCCACTGGAGACTGCAAGAAGGATGAGCTATGA